A region from the Microcoleus sp. FACHB-672 genome encodes:
- the ald gene encoding alanine dehydrogenase: MEIGVPKETKDQEFRVGLSPSSVRVLCEKGHSVFVETGAGAGAGLQDEDYVQAGAKIVGSAKDAWDRELVVKVKEPLSPEYPFLQKEQLLFTYLHLAADRTLTEHLIDSGVSAIAYETVELPDKRLPLLTPMSIIAGRLAVQFGSRFLERQQGGRGVLLGGVPGVMPGKVVILGAGVVGTEAARMAVGMGAQVQILDINVERLAYLETLFGSRVQLLYSQPLQIESLVPDADLLIGAVLVLGRRAPVLVSRNLIGKMRPGSVIIDVAVDQGGCVETLRPTSHTHPTYVEEGVVHYGVPNMPGAVPWTATQALNNSTLPYVLKLANQGIKALDSEPVLASGLNVRNHQIVHPAVREVFPDLAAMS, translated from the coding sequence ATGGAAATTGGCGTTCCTAAGGAAACGAAGGATCAGGAGTTTCGTGTCGGGTTGAGTCCGAGCAGCGTTCGGGTATTGTGTGAAAAGGGTCATTCGGTGTTTGTGGAAACCGGCGCGGGTGCCGGTGCCGGCTTGCAGGATGAAGATTATGTTCAGGCCGGCGCTAAAATTGTTGGCAGCGCCAAAGACGCTTGGGATAGAGAACTCGTTGTTAAAGTCAAGGAACCGCTGTCGCCAGAGTACCCGTTTCTCCAGAAAGAGCAGTTGCTCTTTACCTATTTGCACCTAGCTGCTGATCGGACTTTGACAGAGCATCTGATTGATTCTGGCGTCAGCGCGATCGCTTATGAAACCGTCGAACTACCAGATAAACGACTGCCTCTACTTACGCCGATGAGCATCATCGCCGGCAGGTTAGCAGTGCAGTTTGGATCGAGATTTTTAGAGCGCCAGCAGGGAGGGCGAGGCGTTCTCTTAGGCGGAGTTCCTGGGGTAATGCCCGGTAAAGTCGTGATTTTAGGTGCCGGTGTTGTTGGCACAGAAGCGGCACGAATGGCTGTAGGAATGGGCGCTCAAGTTCAGATTTTAGATATCAACGTTGAGCGTTTAGCCTATCTCGAAACCCTCTTTGGCTCTAGAGTTCAGCTACTTTACAGTCAGCCCTTGCAAATTGAGTCCCTCGTTCCAGATGCTGACTTGCTGATCGGGGCTGTTTTAGTATTAGGACGACGCGCGCCGGTGCTTGTATCTCGAAATCTTATCGGAAAAATGCGTCCAGGCTCTGTGATTATTGATGTTGCGGTAGATCAGGGGGGGTGTGTGGAAACATTGCGCCCAACCTCTCATACCCATCCCACCTATGTAGAAGAGGGCGTTGTTCACTATGGGGTACCGAATATGCCTGGGGCAGTTCCGTGGACTGCAACCCAAGCCCTTAATAACAGCACTTTACCGTATGTACTCAAGTTGGCAAATCAGGGGATCAAAGCCTTAGACTCTGAGCCGGTTTTGGCAAGTGGGCTAAATGTGCGAAACCACCAGATCGTCCATCCGGCGGTGCGGGAAGTTTTTCCTGATTTAGCGGCAATGTCCTAA
- a CDS encoding TOBE domain-containing protein: MLLSYRESLAIFEVPAVTIKISGRNQLTGRVTDIQLGDIMAEVTIQVGDNLIDAVITRRSAENLKIAIGDEVTALIKATEVMVIKAVD, translated from the coding sequence TTGCTGCTATCCTATCGAGAGAGTTTGGCCATATTTGAGGTGCCGGCAGTGACGATTAAAATTAGCGGGCGCAATCAGCTCACAGGTAGAGTGACGGATATTCAACTGGGAGATATCATGGCAGAAGTCACAATTCAAGTTGGAGATAACTTGATCGATGCAGTGATCACGCGCCGGTCTGCAGAAAATCTTAAAATTGCCATAGGGGACGAAGTGACAGCCCTGATCAAAGCAACAGAAGTCATGGTCATCAAAGCGGTTGATTAG
- a CDS encoding tyrosinase family protein, producing the protein MDLKRAFTGIGLIAGTIVAFCANPAQAYTFSTSNATAASVIDFTRLGYRYDTMPNSGNTSGPLQVRRNAATMTRTEIDRFVNAVVALKTQRFVTTPNGVRISEYDQFVATHLATMDMTGRLAPNGTTLVNGAHGNAAFLPWHRQFLDEFERALQTVDSSVTLPYWDWTNQTATRNIIFQNNFMGPNGGAGGVGGGTVQSGPFSRANGWLLRRDLSNTTNRGAWTGLSTGTPRELTRSLRDWTTLGTQTQVNGALAQTSYNAFRSRIETGTGLHNSMHNWIGGSMNLQNSPNDPMFFLVHANVDRLWGQWQLNGRWGNSFYPSSGQPYGHNLLDPMFPWNTGNIPIANDLRDLMPGLPGVTATATPTDSSLFMMASAPSDLSDNTIEHSQTGYMYNPWGHMAYHGDGTEPCPDEIAMPCDMPCHQSEHVPEPSVAFGLLAFGALGAGSQFKRKRKALVKANS; encoded by the coding sequence ATGGATCTCAAACGTGCTTTCACCGGCATCGGCTTAATCGCCGGCACGATTGTCGCTTTCTGTGCGAATCCGGCTCAAGCCTATACTTTTTCTACAAGCAATGCGACAGCGGCGAGCGTTATAGATTTCACGCGTCTGGGCTACAGATATGACACCATGCCCAACTCTGGCAATACCAGTGGACCTTTGCAGGTTAGAAGAAATGCCGCGACGATGACCCGCACTGAGATAGATAGGTTCGTCAATGCCGTCGTCGCCTTAAAAACTCAAAGATTTGTCACCACCCCGAACGGCGTTCGTATTAGCGAGTATGACCAATTTGTGGCCACCCATTTAGCAACAATGGATATGACAGGCCGTCTCGCTCCAAATGGCACCACATTAGTGAATGGCGCTCATGGCAATGCAGCCTTTCTGCCGTGGCACCGGCAGTTTTTAGATGAATTTGAAAGAGCCTTACAAACAGTAGATTCCAGTGTGACACTTCCCTACTGGGATTGGACAAATCAAACCGCCACACGAAACATTATTTTTCAAAATAACTTTATGGGTCCCAATGGCGGGGCTGGGGGTGTCGGAGGCGGAACAGTTCAGTCTGGGCCTTTCTCCCGTGCCAATGGCTGGCTGTTAAGAAGAGACTTGAGCAATACTACAAACAGGGGCGCGTGGACAGGACTATCGACTGGCACCCCGCGAGAACTCACACGCAGTCTGCGCGATTGGACAACTTTGGGCACGCAAACTCAGGTAAATGGTGCACTTGCCCAGACTAGCTACAACGCTTTTCGATCCCGCATAGAAACCGGCACCGGGTTACATAACAGTATGCACAATTGGATTGGAGGTTCTATGAACCTTCAAAATTCTCCCAACGATCCGATGTTCTTCCTGGTTCATGCTAATGTGGATCGCCTTTGGGGACAATGGCAGCTAAACGGACGCTGGGGAAACAGTTTTTATCCCTCCAGCGGTCAGCCTTACGGACACAACCTGCTTGACCCGATGTTCCCCTGGAACACAGGAAACATTCCCATCGCCAATGATTTGAGAGATTTAATGCCCGGCTTGCCGGGAGTTACCGCAACGGCTACTCCTACAGATTCATCTCTGTTTATGATGGCCAGCGCTCCGTCCGATTTGTCAGACAACACAATCGAACACAGTCAGACAGGTTATATGTACAACCCTTGGGGCCACATGGCATATCACGGGGATGGGACAGAACCGTGTCCTGACGAGATCGCGATGCCCTGCGATATGCCTTGCCATCAATCAGAACACGTCCCTGAACCTTCTGTCGCGTTTGGGTTGCTAGCCTTTGGAGCCTTGGGTGCCGGCTCCCAGTTCAAGCGCAAACGTAAGGCATTGGTGAAGGCAAATAGCTAA
- a CDS encoding tyrosinase family protein has protein sequence MNLKRASSWLGLITGSAIVFGAVQAQAYTFSRNYRPNDVLDFSALGYTYSGINVPGGTAGLQVRRSAASLNATEISRFVSAIQTLKTRTVTAANGAVVSEYDQFVATHLGAMDLAGRPGPDGRPLVNAAHGRAGFLPWHRAFIYEFERALQTVDPTVTIPYWDWTDINGSQNVLFTNNFLGGNGINPNGTPGGPVQTGPFTAANGWVQRSDLSGDVWLGTSTGRQPLRRNLGVFAPRTATNRGMITAAQENTALNTTSYLTLNTRLELNIHNPMHNWVGGSMNTMTSPNAPEFWMLHANIDRLWARWQTAVAGTGRLDGVGAYAAIGTQAYGHDRLQPMWPWDGGQSRVAADLAALIPGLPGVSPPNSNFSSFLMASAPEDLFSDTTGNMYNPWGHSAYHGDEPCPDEINMPCDMPCHQSEHVPEPASIFGLLAFGALGAGRLRKGKQPQKA, from the coding sequence ATGAATCTAAAACGCGCTTCTAGCTGGCTCGGCTTAATAACAGGCAGTGCTATCGTGTTTGGTGCAGTACAAGCGCAAGCATATACTTTTAGCCGCAACTACAGACCAAATGACGTTCTGGATTTTAGCGCGCTGGGTTACACATACAGCGGTATAAATGTTCCAGGCGGCACAGCAGGTTTACAGGTCAGAAGAAGCGCGGCTAGCTTGAATGCGACTGAGATATCAAGATTCGTTAGTGCTATCCAGACGTTAAAAACAAGAACAGTGACGGCTGCTAACGGCGCTGTCGTCAGTGAGTACGACCAATTTGTAGCAACCCATTTGGGAGCGATGGATTTAGCCGGTCGCCCTGGGCCAGATGGGCGTCCCTTAGTCAATGCAGCACATGGCAGGGCCGGCTTTTTGCCGTGGCACCGGGCATTTATATATGAATTTGAAAGGGCACTACAAACAGTAGATCCGACTGTCACAATTCCCTACTGGGATTGGACGGATATTAATGGCTCTCAAAACGTGCTCTTTACAAACAATTTTCTCGGAGGCAATGGGATTAACCCCAATGGAACTCCTGGTGGGCCGGTTCAAACAGGGCCTTTCACAGCGGCCAACGGATGGGTTCAGAGAAGTGACTTGAGTGGCGACGTTTGGCTGGGAACCTCCACCGGCAGACAACCACTCAGACGCAATTTGGGCGTGTTCGCCCCAAGAACTGCAACGAATCGGGGAATGATCACCGCTGCCCAGGAAAATACAGCACTCAATACAACCAGCTATCTTACTCTAAACACTCGGCTCGAGTTAAACATCCACAACCCCATGCACAACTGGGTGGGAGGCTCAATGAACACCATGACTTCTCCCAACGCTCCAGAGTTTTGGATGCTTCATGCCAACATAGACCGCCTCTGGGCCAGATGGCAGACTGCTGTTGCGGGTACTGGTCGTTTGGATGGTGTAGGGGCTTATGCTGCTATTGGTACCCAGGCTTACGGACACGACCGGCTCCAGCCAATGTGGCCTTGGGATGGAGGTCAATCAAGGGTTGCCGCTGACTTAGCGGCCTTAATCCCGGGTTTACCAGGTGTTAGTCCACCCAATTCTAATTTCTCATCGTTCCTGATGGCTAGCGCCCCGGAAGACTTATTCTCAGATACTACCGGCAATATGTACAATCCTTGGGGCCATAGTGCCTATCATGGGGATGAGCCGTGTCCTGACGAAATAAATATGCCCTGTGATATGCCCTGCCATCAATCAGAACACGTTCCCGAACCGGCTTCTATATTTGGTCTATTGGCATTTGGGGCATTGGGTGCCGGTCGCTTGCGTAAGGGTAAACAACCACAAAAGGCTTAA